A part of Candidatus Thermoplasmatota archaeon genomic DNA contains:
- a CDS encoding NUDIX hydrolase yields the protein MIYKSPKLTVDGVILKDKKILLIKRKNPPFKGKWALPGGFVEYGEKIEDAVVREVEEETGLKTNILDIVGIYSDPDRDPRGHTVSVAYLLEICSGVLNSRDDAGDARFFDVNHLPELAFDHEDIIRDALRRVR from the coding sequence ATGATTTATAAATCACCGAAACTAACAGTCGATGGAGTTATACTAAAAGATAAAAAAATTCTTCTGATCAAAAGAAAAAACCCACCTTTTAAGGGGAAATGGGCTTTGCCTGGTGGTTTTGTTGAATATGGGGAAAAAATTGAGGATGCAGTAGTTAGAGAAGTTGAGGAGGAAACCGGTTTAAAAACCAATATACTTGATATTGTTGGTATCTATTCTGATCCTGATAGAGACCCCCGTGGGCATACTGTCTCAGTAGCCTATCTTTTAGAGATATGCTCAGGTGTATTAAATAGTAGAGATGATGCTGGTGATGCAAGGTTTTTTGATGTGAATCATTTACCAGAATTGGCGTTTGATCATGAGGATATAATAAGGGATGCCTTAAGGAGAGTTAGATAG